AGGCTTGCTTCAATTCCGGAGGCACGGGGGCGCCACCTGATGGACAGGCGCGCAGCGCTGAAGGTTTGCTACCTCGTTTACGACATTCCTGAAGCAGCTCATCAAATAAAAGTGGATTGGCAGGAAACAAGGTAACGCCTGCTGACTCCATATGATCATAAGCCTTTTCAATATTCCAGCGTGACATGAGTCCAACCTTAGCTCCCCGGTGAATAGCTGGAAGCCAATTGACGACCAACCCGTATGAACTAGCTGGAGACGTCGCCCCCAGAGTAACGTCGGCACTCGTGATCTGCAATCGCTCTGCGATACAATTTGAAGCGCGTGTGGGCGCACCATGCGGTAACAACGCCCCCTTGGGCACCCCGGAAGATCCTGAGGTATAGGACAAGTGCGCTCCATCATCAGCGCTCACTTCCACTTCGGGTGCTTCACCCGCTGCAGCCACGACCGCATTCCAGTCCTTGGCACCCTCCTGCTCACCATCCATACAAAGATAATGTTCAATGCTAGGCATATCGGCCCGATTCTTATCAATAATCGGAAACATATCATGCGTATAGATCAAAACCTTCGGCGTAGCGTTCTTAGCAAAGTAAGCTACGTCTTCCGCTTGCAGCACATTGATGTGACAACTGATCGCTCCAATCCGCCAGGCACCAAACATCGCCAAAATATAGTCGAGGCCATTGTGGGCAAATATCCCGACACGATCGCCCTTTCGAATTCCGAGTCCCCATAACGCTCCCGCTACTTTTTCTGCATCCGCAACCGTCTCGGCATAAGTTAACGATCGATCCTTATCGATCCAATGTAGAAAGGTCTTATCAGGAAGACGCATCGCCGTGCGACGCAACATATCATTGAAGGTCTCAAAATTCATAGTATGGAGTTAAGCAAATTGAATGCCGGATTCAAGCGTATCTCTTCGTTGTTTTTGAATCGGATAAACATGGCTCTGCAGTTTCGGAAAAAATTCCATAAAATCTGCGCGTAATCCGGCATACTCGTTTTCAATTTTATCCATATAGTCTTGGGTCCTTTCCCTCGCAATTACCCGATCTGAAAGGCGTTTGTCGATCCATGTCATAGAATCCTCGACACATGCCAGTGTTCCATAGCGCCCGAGCCGATGACTTTTAATGATGGCACTTATGAATTCCTGTGCTTTGTCCGGATATGGTTCAATCACTTCCTCGGTTCTTTGGTAAAACCGATTTAAG
This genomic stretch from Opitutia bacterium ISCC 52 harbors:
- a CDS encoding acyl--CoA ligase; its protein translation is MNFETFNDMLRRTAMRLPDKTFLHWIDKDRSLTYAETVADAEKVAGALWGLGIRKGDRVGIFAHNGLDYILAMFGAWRIGAISCHINVLQAEDVAYFAKNATPKVLIYTHDMFPIIDKNRADMPSIEHYLCMDGEQEGAKDWNAVVAAAGEAPEVEVSADDGAHLSYTSGSSGVPKGALLPHGAPTRASNCIAERLQITSADVTLGATSPASSYGLVVNWLPAIHRGAKVGLMSRWNIEKAYDHMESAGVTLFPANPLLFDELLQECRKRGSKPSALRACPSGGAPVPPELKQAFQDELGIFLVESYGQSELGGFVGLGYPKIETGEQFTAIGPPLPDKEVRIMDENDQEVPNGEPGEMCLRGGFMIGYWGMPEKTEEALRNGWLHTGDMGRMDDQGYVHMLGRWSERIVSNGTVIFPRAMEEALFSHPAVQFACVIGTADAAAGELPKAIVALNAGHSATEDELLAHAQSILGAEKSPVSCEIIDEMPMTPTGKIGRVQLQAREKELDG
- a CDS encoding acyl carrier protein phosphodiesterase; this encodes MNWLAHVFLSEPSIHEQLGNLLTDPLKGKSWDGMNVETRFGMAVHLQIDGFTDSHEIFLGSCQRLGNGGRLRSVVADLVYDHMLTCNWHYFSDEPLIEFLNRFYQRTEEVIEPYPDKAQEFISAIIKSHRLGRYGTLACVEDSMTWIDKRLSDRVIARERTQDYMDKIENEYAGLRADFMEFFPKLQSHVYPIQKQRRDTLESGIQFA